From a single Brassica napus cultivar Da-Ae chromosome C9, Da-Ae, whole genome shotgun sequence genomic region:
- the LOC106356144 gene encoding calcium uniporter protein 3, mitochondrial-like encodes MASKKTLARNFFNISKTYSRVTRMRPPTKSGITPVAGDSGIRRRFIHKRALFWPEISPKGGTLMEKLRELSLSNNRIRLDEMLPPPTPENTSPGISQAVTMEDVKKLMRAAEMEMVKTRLREIGQNWVPYSEFVRVCGENNSDPEQGNRVANMLEEGGDVIVLGNFVCLKPEELTNAVAGLIPTHEPTRDAATRQEFEQLEVIKSEIDKRAETMARRELYAGLGLVIAPTIGCFRLTFWELSWDVMEPICYYVSTGYFMAGYAFFLRTSKEPTFGGFFKSRFEKKQKQLIKSLDFDIDRFTKLQKIHRPELTDSAARS; translated from the exons ATGGCGTCGAAGAAAACTCTAGCTCGTAATTTCTTCAACATCTCCAAAACCTATTCCCGGGTTACCCGAATGCGTCCTCCGACCAAATCCGGCATAACTCCGGTCGCCGGAGATTCTGGAATCCGCCGGAGATTTATTCACAAGAGGGCACTTTTCTGGCCGGAGATATCTCCAAAAGGTGGTACTCTGATGGAGAAACTCAGGGAGCTGAGTTTGTCGAACAATCGGATCCGCCTCGACGAGATGTTACCGCCACCGACGCCGGAGAATACGTCTCCGGGAATTTCTCAGGCGGTTACGATGGAAGACGTGAAGAAGCTAATGAGGGCAGCGGAAATGGAGATGGTGAAAACGAGGCTGAGAGAGATAGGGCAAAACTGGGTTCCCTATTCGGAGTTTGTTCGGGTTTGCGGAGAAAACAATTCGGATCCTGAACAAGGTAACCGGGTCGCGAATATGCTTGAGGAAGGCGGAGACGTCATCGTTTTGGGAAATTTTGTGTGCCTTAAGCCGGAAGAG CTAACAAACGCCGTGGCTGGTCTGATTCCGACACACGAACCCACTCGTGACGCTGCGACAAGACAAGAGTTTGAGCAACTTGAGGTTATAAAATCAGAAATCGACAAAAGAGCCGAAACTATGGCGAGGAGAGAGTTATATGCAGGATTAGGGCTTGTTATAGCCCCAACGATTGGGTGTTTTAGGTTGACGTTTTGGGAACTGTCGTGGGACGTGATGGAGCCCATATGCTATTACGTAAGTACGGGTTATTTCATGGCTGGTTACGCCTTCTTCCTCCGAACCTCGAAGGAACCTACCTTCGGAGGGTTTTTCAAAAGCCGGTTCGAGAAGAAGCAGAAACAGTTGATTAAATCGCTTGATTTCGATATTGACCGGTTTACCAAGCTACAGAAGATACATCGTCCAGAGTTGACTGATTCAGCTGCTCGTTCttga